One genomic region from Ursus arctos isolate Adak ecotype North America unplaced genomic scaffold, UrsArc2.0 scaffold_17, whole genome shotgun sequence encodes:
- the AQP4 gene encoding aquaporin-4 gives MSGRPAARQWGKCGPLCRRESIMVAFRGVWTQAFWKAVTAEFLAMFIFVLLSLGSTINWGGTEKPLPVDMVLISLCFGLSIATMVQCFGHISGGHINPAVTVAMVCTRKISIAKSVFYIAAQCLGAIIGAGILYLVTPPSVMGGLGVTTVHGNLTAGHGLLVELIITFQLVFTIFASCDSKRTDVTGSVALAIGFSVAIGHLFAINYTGASMNPARSFGPAVIMGNWENHWIYWVGPIIGAVLAGGLYEYVFCPDVELKRRLKEAFSKAAQQTKGSYMEVEDNRSQVETDDLILKPGVVHVIDIDRGEEKKGKDPSGEVLSSV, from the exons ATGAGTGGCAGACCCGCAGCAAGGCAGTGGGG taagtGTGGACCGTTGTGTAGAAGAGAGAGCATCATGGTGGCCTTCAGAGGGGTCTGGACTCAAGCTTTCTGGAAGGCAGTCACGGCAGAATTTCTGGCTATGTTCATCTTTGTGCTCCTCAGCCTGGGGTCCACCATCAACTGGGGGGGGACGGAAAAGCCACTACCTGTCGACATGGTTCTCATCTCCCTCTGCTTTGGACTCAGCATCGCGACTATGGTGCAGTGCTTTGGTCACATCAGTGGCGGCCACATCAACCCTGCTGTGACGGTGGCCATGGTGTGCACCAGGAAGATAAGCATCGCCAAGTCTGTCTTCTACATCGCGGCCCAGTGCCTGGGCGCCATCATCGGAGCCGGGATTCTCTACCTCGTCACACCTCCCAGTGTGATGgggggcttgggggtcaccaCG gtTCATGGAAATCTTACCGCTGGTCACGGTCTCCTGGTGGAGTTGATAATCACGTTTCAGTTGGTGTTCACCATTTTTGCCAGCTGTGATTCCAAACGGACTGATGTCACTGGCTCGGTAGCTTTAGCAATTGGATTTTCTGTTGCAATTGGACACTTATTTGCA ATCAATTACACCGGTGCCAGCATGAACCCCGCCCGATCCTTTGGACCCGCAGTTATCATGGGAAATTGGGAAAACCACTGG ATATATTGGGTTGGACCGATCATAGGAGCTGTCCTCGCTGGTGGCCTTTACGAGTATGTCTTCTGTCCAGATGTTGAACTCAAACGTCGTCTGAAAGAAGCCTTCAGCAAAGCTGCCCAGCAAACAAAGGGGAGCTACATGGAAGTGGAGGACAACAGGAGTCAGGTAGAGACTGATGACCTGATCCTAAAACCTGGAGTGGTGCATGTGATTGACATTGACcggggagaggagaagaaggggaaagacCCGTCGGGCGAGGTGCTGTCTTCAGTATGA